Proteins found in one Miscanthus floridulus cultivar M001 chromosome 4, ASM1932011v1, whole genome shotgun sequence genomic segment:
- the LOC136551427 gene encoding uncharacterized protein — protein MAPSSKYTLIALLVAFAVVLPSLLHQSAAARDGGAAKAAAAAPAPSANGEVVLHPTATYEIPDLPLPRIIPCPPAFPKIPFIPCYNVTPPAPPPQPKECKASLVMLMPPCSSFLTTNSSKDPSTQCCAGVSRFISGGDPSIYAPLCLCHIINGDVNQLLTAPVDHARALSLVQVCLGIDPETSTGICNDDSLRKQIPPMELPKPPTPAPGKKA, from the exons ATGGCGCCGTCCAGCAAGTACACGCTGATCGCGTTGCTCGTGGCCTTCGCCGTGGTCTTGCCCAGCCTGCTGCACCAATCTGCGGCCGCCAGAGACGGAGGAGCAGCCAAGGCCGCCGCGGCGGCTCCTGCGCCATCGGCCAACGGCGAAGTCGTCTTGCACCCGACGGCCACGTACGAGATCCCTGACCTGCCACTGCCGCGAATTATACCATGCCCTCCCGCGTTTCCAAAGATTCCGTTCATCCCCTGCTACAACGTGACgccgcctgcgccgccgccgcagccaaaGGAGTGCAAGGCATCGCTGGTGATGCTGATGCCTCCGTGCTCCAGTTTCCTCACCACCAACAGCAGCAAGGATCCGAGCACGCAGTGCTGCGCCGGAGTCAGTCGATTCATCAGCGGCGGCGATCCGAGCATCTATGCTCCTCTTTGCCTCTGCCACATCATTAACGGCGACGTGAACCAGCTTCTGACGGCGCCGGTGGACCACGCGCGCGCTCTGTCCCTCGTGCAAGTGTGTTTGGGAATAGACCCAGAGACATCTACGGGCATCTGCAACGACGACAGTTTGA GGAAACAAATACCACCGATGGAGCTTCCCAAACCTCCAACACCAGCGCCAGGGAAGAAGGCTTAG